A genomic segment from Polyangium mundeleinium encodes:
- a CDS encoding ExbD/TolR family protein — protein sequence MRRPLPFPGALLVSLPLLAACQAAAPTPASSPPSDMAPATPALPFDQPQAAEWTNDANIFTVVLGPNGAIRIDGQVVPSEEEVRALAKRAHEQVPDVRAVIQADELTLWRSVLQVLIKLDQPVRRDERAHVSGR from the coding sequence ATGCGACGACCCCTTCCCTTCCCCGGAGCCCTCCTCGTCTCGCTCCCGCTGCTCGCCGCGTGCCAGGCCGCCGCGCCGACGCCTGCCTCGTCGCCTCCCTCCGATATGGCCCCGGCGACGCCGGCGCTCCCCTTCGACCAGCCACAGGCGGCGGAGTGGACGAACGACGCCAATATCTTCACCGTCGTGCTTGGCCCGAACGGCGCCATAAGGATCGATGGGCAAGTCGTCCCGTCCGAAGAGGAGGTGCGTGCGCTGGCGAAACGCGCCCACGAGCAGGTCCCGGATGTCCGGGCCGTCATCCAGGCGGACGAGCTGACCCTGTGGAGGAGCGTCTTGCAGGTCCTGATCAAACTTGATCAGCCGGTTCGGCGCGACGAACGCGCGCACGTTTCGGGCCGATGA
- a CDS encoding IS1 family transposase — protein MANVLPLDKRVNVVRHLVEGASVRATSRLTDVSIPTVLSTLLRMGEGCDYLHNLLVRDLDIREIELDEIWSYVQKKQARVTAEDPAEFGDAYAYLAMARTKKLMIAYRVGKRDEANTKAFVADLRARLVTIPELSTDGWQSYPVAVGQSFGGAVDHAVIQKNYTKKGRADGQRHDHRYEPPRDPFITKKTAHGAPNLDRASTSHVERANLTVRMHVRRFTRLCNGFSKKIENHRAAISLHVAWYNFCRVHESLRVTPAMEAGITDHVWSVQELVERALAAEPCAPPEPKKLVPPAPAPGEKLGAARELPNGKGWLRVVDGGKGKPSAPPRAPTPPTAPQARVGTGEAPREALSPPGTQLDLFAWRPRPKDGLQLHLFEWSDE, from the coding sequence GTGGCCAACGTCCTGCCGCTCGACAAGCGCGTGAACGTCGTTCGGCACCTCGTAGAGGGTGCGAGCGTTCGCGCGACGTCGCGGCTGACGGACGTGTCGATCCCGACAGTCCTGTCGACCCTGCTCCGCATGGGCGAGGGGTGCGACTACCTGCACAACCTGCTCGTGAGGGACCTGGACATCCGCGAGATCGAACTCGACGAGATCTGGTCCTACGTGCAGAAGAAGCAGGCCCGCGTGACCGCGGAGGATCCCGCGGAGTTCGGCGACGCCTACGCCTACCTCGCCATGGCCCGGACGAAGAAGCTCATGATCGCCTACCGCGTCGGCAAGCGGGACGAGGCGAACACGAAGGCGTTCGTCGCGGATCTCCGCGCGCGCCTCGTGACGATCCCGGAGCTGTCCACGGACGGCTGGCAGAGCTACCCCGTCGCCGTCGGGCAGAGCTTCGGCGGCGCCGTCGACCACGCCGTGATCCAGAAGAACTACACGAAGAAGGGCCGCGCGGATGGGCAGCGCCACGACCACCGCTACGAGCCCCCGCGCGACCCGTTCATCACGAAGAAGACGGCGCACGGCGCGCCGAACCTCGACCGCGCGAGCACGTCCCACGTTGAGCGCGCGAACCTCACGGTCCGGATGCACGTCCGCCGGTTCACGCGCCTCTGCAACGGCTTCTCGAAGAAGATCGAGAACCACCGAGCGGCGATTTCGCTGCACGTGGCCTGGTACAACTTCTGCCGAGTCCACGAGAGCTTGCGCGTCACGCCCGCCATGGAGGCGGGCATCACGGATCACGTCTGGTCCGTGCAGGAGCTTGTCGAGCGCGCCCTTGCCGCGGAGCCGTGCGCGCCTCCGGAGCCGAAGAAGCTCGTGCCGCCCGCCCCGGCCCCCGGGGAGAAGCTGGGCGCCGCCCGCGAGTTGCCGAACGGCAAGGGATGGCTCCGCGTCGTCGACGGCGGGAAGGGCAAACCCAGCGCGCCACCGCGCGCTCCCACGCCGCCCACCGCGCCACAGGCGAGGGTCGGGACGGGGGAGGCTCCGCGCGAGGCTCTATCGCCTCCAGGGACGCAGCTAGACCTGTTCGCATGGCGCCCAAGACCCAAGGATGGCCTCCAACTACATCTGTTCGAGTGGTCAGATGAGTGA
- a CDS encoding helix-turn-helix domain-containing protein, producing MTEHDHDQEPPSIPAILSAEQAARVRKALTAYATGKTRREVAKAIGFARMYICAFLRGEVPCSDVLASRIARAVGVDLVALVRGGST from the coding sequence ATGACCGAGCACGACCACGACCAGGAGCCGCCGAGCATCCCGGCGATCCTCTCCGCGGAACAGGCGGCGCGCGTCCGGAAGGCGCTCACCGCGTACGCCACGGGGAAGACCCGGCGCGAGGTAGCGAAGGCCATCGGCTTCGCCCGCATGTACATCTGCGCGTTCCTGCGCGGCGAGGTCCCGTGCTCGGACGTCCTCGCGTCCCGGATCGCCCGCGCCGTGGGCGTGGACCTCGTCGCCCTGGTTCGAGGGGGCAGCACGTGA
- a CDS encoding EF-hand domain-containing protein, which produces MAARRFTQGIVALATITAASVAGAQGPGEEGSVLLDRTFLGLDADQNGRIERQEAMTQLNMLVGAVFFRADADGDGVVSADEAREASASMPALSRVLGALTGQMSGESLDALEARIGVTWGESISAAQAHEATERAVDALFGAVDADGDGTISRRELHEGAAAFAARMATSAFERADGNGNGTLDAREFEAAMLVPARAAFAAADANEDGELSPDEAQAATALLGNWVSLVPAAAGRPPPTSPELERRMRERMRPEGSGREPR; this is translated from the coding sequence ATGGCAGCACGGAGGTTCACGCAAGGGATCGTTGCACTCGCGACGATTACAGCGGCGAGCGTGGCAGGAGCCCAGGGGCCAGGCGAGGAGGGCAGTGTCCTCCTCGATCGCACCTTTTTGGGGCTCGACGCGGATCAGAATGGGAGGATCGAGCGGCAGGAGGCGATGACGCAGCTCAACATGCTCGTCGGCGCCGTGTTTTTCCGGGCCGACGCGGACGGCGACGGCGTGGTGTCGGCCGACGAGGCGCGAGAAGCGTCGGCGTCGATGCCCGCGCTGTCGCGGGTGCTCGGCGCGCTGACGGGGCAGATGTCCGGCGAGTCGCTCGACGCGCTGGAGGCCCGGATCGGGGTGACCTGGGGCGAATCGATCTCGGCCGCGCAGGCGCACGAGGCGACCGAGCGCGCGGTCGACGCGCTCTTCGGCGCCGTGGACGCGGACGGCGACGGGACGATCTCGCGCCGCGAGCTCCACGAGGGGGCCGCCGCGTTCGCCGCGCGGATGGCGACGTCCGCGTTCGAGAGGGCCGACGGGAACGGGAACGGCACGCTCGACGCGCGCGAGTTCGAGGCTGCGATGCTGGTGCCGGCGCGCGCGGCGTTCGCGGCCGCGGACGCGAACGAGGACGGGGAGCTCTCCCCGGACGAGGCGCAGGCGGCGACGGCGCTGCTCGGCAACTGGGTGTCGCTCGTGCCCGCGGCGGCGGGGAGGCCGCCGCCGACGAGCCCCGAGCTCGAGCGGCGGATGCGGGAGCGAATGCGGCCCGAGGGCTCGGGGCGAGAGCCGCGTTGA